Proteins encoded within one genomic window of Methanothrix harundinacea 6Ac:
- a CDS encoding Tfx family DNA-binding protein yields the protein MTERAEEGAGIEEGSEAMEGLLTRRQVAVLKLRRQGLSQQEVAEILGTTRSNVSILEKRAHQNVSRARATLRDWRMIQAPVSLTVPAGTDLFDLPGLVFREADRAGIKLDIGSVEIVVQVREKAPEALKKRVTVRDLEVAITEDGLVLVSEPLAA from the coding sequence ATGACCGAAAGGGCTGAAGAGGGCGCTGGGATTGAGGAGGGGTCGGAGGCGATGGAAGGCCTTCTAACCAGAAGGCAGGTGGCTGTCCTGAAGCTGAGGCGGCAGGGCCTCTCTCAGCAGGAGGTGGCGGAGATCCTGGGGACGACCAGGTCCAACGTCAGCATCCTCGAGAAGCGGGCCCACCAGAACGTCTCCCGGGCCCGGGCCACCCTGAGGGACTGGAGGATGATCCAGGCCCCCGTCTCCCTCACCGTCCCCGCCGGGACGGATCTCTTCGACCTTCCGGGGCTGGTCTTCCGGGAGGCGGACAGGGCGGGGATAAAGCTCGATATAGGCTCCGTCGAGATCGTCGTCCAGGTCAGGGAGAAGGCGCCGGAGGCGTTGAAGAAGAGGGTCACCGTCCGGGACCTGGAGGTGGCCATCACCGAGGACGGCCTCGTCCTCGTCTCGGAACCTCTGGCTGCATAG
- the cutA gene encoding divalent-cation tolerance protein CutA, which yields MRGDFVVVLTTAPPNGSGRLARLIVGEGLAACVNISQVRSTYLWEGEVKEEAEDLLIIKTMKEKLEPLASRIREVHPYDLPEIIALPIRGGDDGYLDWVSRSVGGPIPPKE from the coding sequence TTGAGGGGCGATTTCGTCGTGGTATTGACCACCGCCCCCCCCAACGGCTCCGGGAGGCTCGCCCGGCTGATCGTCGGGGAGGGGCTCGCCGCCTGCGTCAACATCTCCCAGGTCCGGTCCACCTACCTCTGGGAGGGCGAGGTGAAGGAGGAGGCGGAGGACCTCCTCATCATCAAGACGATGAAGGAGAAGTTGGAGCCCCTCGCCTCCAGGATCCGGGAGGTCCACCCCTACGACCTCCCCGAGATCATCGCCCTCCCGATAAGGGGTGGGGACGATGGCTACCTGGACTGGGTATCCAGGTCGGTGGGAGGGCCGATCCCTCCCAAGGAGTAG